One segment of Panicum virgatum strain AP13 chromosome 3K, P.virgatum_v5, whole genome shotgun sequence DNA contains the following:
- the LOC120698338 gene encoding serotonin N-acetyltransferase 1, chloroplastic-like isoform X2, with amino-acid sequence MAPGFAAAPSSSVCGVHIPTACRFEAQSTVPTPRFLRNRVAAKTRSSAVWPLKAGLWDSLRSGSTETVEPPPAPLEVEEPLPEELVLLERTLPDGSTEHILFSSAGDVDVYDLQALCDKVGWPRRPLSKIAASLRNSYLVATLHSIIKSSETEGEEKKQLIGMARATSDHAFNATIWDVLVDPSYQGQGLGKALMEKVIRTLLQRDINNITLFADNKVVDFYKNLGFEADPQGIKGMFWYPRF; translated from the exons ATGGCGCCCGGCTTCGCCGCCGCACCTTCCTCCTCCGT ATGCGGCGTTCACATCCCAACAGCGTGCCGTTTCGAAGCGCAGAGCACGGTTCCCACGCCCAGGTTTCTGCGTAATCGGGTGGCAG CTAAAACACGGTCTTCTGCTGTGTGGCCCTTGAAGGCTGGCCTGTGGGATTCTCTCAGATCCGG CAGTACCGAGACAGTAGAGCCACCACCAGCACCGCTTGAAGTTGAAGAACCTTTGCCTGAGGAATTAGTACTCCTGGAAAGGACGCTACCTGATGGTAGCACAGAAcatattttgttttcttcagCTGGAGATGTTGATGTATATGATCTCCAAGCCTTATGTGATAAG GTGGGATGGCCACGCAGACCTCTATCAAAAATAGCAGCATCCTTAAGAAACAGCTACTTGGTTGCTACGCTACATTCGATAATTAAGTCTTCAGAGACAG AGGGAGAAGAGAAGAAACAGCTGATTGGGATGGCACGAGCAACTTCAGACCATGCCTTCAATGCTACAATTTGGGATGTCCTCGTTGATCCTTCATATCAG GGTCAAGGTCTTGGTAAAGCACTTATGGAGAAAGTAATTCGTACTTTGCTCCAGAGAGACATCAACAACATTACATTGTTTGCAGATAATAAAG TTGTAGATTTCTACAAGAACTTGGGATTTGAAGCTGATCCTCAAGGCATCAAGGGCATGTTCTGGTATCCCAGATTTTAG
- the LOC120698338 gene encoding serotonin N-acetyltransferase 1, chloroplastic-like isoform X3, protein MAPGFAAAPSSSVCGVHIPTACRFEAQSTVPTPRFLRNRVAAKTRSSAVWPLKAGLWDSLRSGTETVEPPPAPLEVEEPLPEELVLLERTLPDGSTEHILFSSAGDVDVYDLQALCDKVGWPRRPLSKIAASLRNSYLVATLHSIIKSSETEGEEKKQLIGMARATSDHAFNATIWDVLVDPSYQGQGLGKALMEKVIRTLLQRDINNITLFADNKVVDFYKNLGFEADPQGIKGMFWYPRF, encoded by the exons ATGGCGCCCGGCTTCGCCGCCGCACCTTCCTCCTCCGT ATGCGGCGTTCACATCCCAACAGCGTGCCGTTTCGAAGCGCAGAGCACGGTTCCCACGCCCAGGTTTCTGCGTAATCGGGTGGCAG CTAAAACACGGTCTTCTGCTGTGTGGCCCTTGAAGGCTGGCCTGTGGGATTCTCTCAGATCCGG TACCGAGACAGTAGAGCCACCACCAGCACCGCTTGAAGTTGAAGAACCTTTGCCTGAGGAATTAGTACTCCTGGAAAGGACGCTACCTGATGGTAGCACAGAAcatattttgttttcttcagCTGGAGATGTTGATGTATATGATCTCCAAGCCTTATGTGATAAG GTGGGATGGCCACGCAGACCTCTATCAAAAATAGCAGCATCCTTAAGAAACAGCTACTTGGTTGCTACGCTACATTCGATAATTAAGTCTTCAGAGACAG AGGGAGAAGAGAAGAAACAGCTGATTGGGATGGCACGAGCAACTTCAGACCATGCCTTCAATGCTACAATTTGGGATGTCCTCGTTGATCCTTCATATCAG GGTCAAGGTCTTGGTAAAGCACTTATGGAGAAAGTAATTCGTACTTTGCTCCAGAGAGACATCAACAACATTACATTGTTTGCAGATAATAAAG TTGTAGATTTCTACAAGAACTTGGGATTTGAAGCTGATCCTCAAGGCATCAAGGGCATGTTCTGGTATCCCAGATTTTAG
- the LOC120698338 gene encoding serotonin N-acetyltransferase 1, chloroplastic-like isoform X1, producing the protein MAPGFAAAPSSSVCGVHIPTACRFEAQSTVPTPRFLRNRVAAKTRSSAVWPLKAGLWDSLRSGFLKTNSSTETVEPPPAPLEVEEPLPEELVLLERTLPDGSTEHILFSSAGDVDVYDLQALCDKVGWPRRPLSKIAASLRNSYLVATLHSIIKSSETEGEEKKQLIGMARATSDHAFNATIWDVLVDPSYQGQGLGKALMEKVIRTLLQRDINNITLFADNKVVDFYKNLGFEADPQGIKGMFWYPRF; encoded by the exons ATGGCGCCCGGCTTCGCCGCCGCACCTTCCTCCTCCGT ATGCGGCGTTCACATCCCAACAGCGTGCCGTTTCGAAGCGCAGAGCACGGTTCCCACGCCCAGGTTTCTGCGTAATCGGGTGGCAG CTAAAACACGGTCTTCTGCTGTGTGGCCCTTGAAGGCTGGCCTGTGGGATTCTCTCAGATCCGG CTTTTTGAAAACTAATAGCAGTACCGAGACAGTAGAGCCACCACCAGCACCGCTTGAAGTTGAAGAACCTTTGCCTGAGGAATTAGTACTCCTGGAAAGGACGCTACCTGATGGTAGCACAGAAcatattttgttttcttcagCTGGAGATGTTGATGTATATGATCTCCAAGCCTTATGTGATAAG GTGGGATGGCCACGCAGACCTCTATCAAAAATAGCAGCATCCTTAAGAAACAGCTACTTGGTTGCTACGCTACATTCGATAATTAAGTCTTCAGAGACAG AGGGAGAAGAGAAGAAACAGCTGATTGGGATGGCACGAGCAACTTCAGACCATGCCTTCAATGCTACAATTTGGGATGTCCTCGTTGATCCTTCATATCAG GGTCAAGGTCTTGGTAAAGCACTTATGGAGAAAGTAATTCGTACTTTGCTCCAGAGAGACATCAACAACATTACATTGTTTGCAGATAATAAAG TTGTAGATTTCTACAAGAACTTGGGATTTGAAGCTGATCCTCAAGGCATCAAGGGCATGTTCTGGTATCCCAGATTTTAG